A genomic window from Plasmodium malariae genome assembly, chromosome: 10 includes:
- the PmUG01_10047100 gene encoding uncharacterized protein, whose protein sequence is MMRVHPNISFIYLFLLSLYLYKNIVASDKITNGGVANLRNGSQTNRTIPVQNEEENESNKNGKLQNSHEHVQPANKALISSTSAPNTKEVYLTDNEDKSAATARNGQDSTLDPLTLGLSEAFKLFYSSLYKPAVRTLLQDDKNKQKTNVHISGTPDDQKNKEETILLEYDNTAKNIVTDSEEEVRKEKEEESQEEDGVGNISEDLIDEEVKTDEDTEQGESLKKQSHSNGKDTTDISSDDNEPYTKLQAYINADYSGQEIETFLKSVVNLLGADSKFKDTLNNLTKDMTEYLQRRIF, encoded by the exons atgat GAGAGTACATcctaatatttcttttatttacttgtttcttttaagtttatatttatataaaaatattgttgcaagtgataaaattacaaatggGGGAGTAGCTAATTTGAGGAATGGATCCCAAACTAATAGAACAATACCTGTacaaaatgaagaagaaaatgaaagtaataaaaatggaaaactTCAAAATTCTCATGAACATGTTCAACCAGCAAACAAAGCATTAATCTCATCCACTAGTGCACCAAATACAAAAGAGGTATATTTAACAGATAATGAAGATAAAAGCGCTGCAACTGCTAGAAATGGACAAGATAGCACATTAGATCCATTAACTTTGGGTTTATCTGAagcatttaaattattttacagtTCACTATATAAACCGGCAGTAAGAACATTATTACAAGATGacaaaaataagcaaaaaacAAATGTTCATATATCTGGAACACCAGAcgatcaaaaaaataaagaagaaacaATTTTGTTAGAATATGATAATACAGCCAAAAATATAGTTACTGATAGTGAGGAGGAAGTAAGGAAAGAGAAGGAGGAAGAAAGTCAAGAAGAAGATGGAGTAGGTAATATATCTGAAGATTTGATAGATGAAGAAGTCAAGACAGACGAAGATACTGAACAGGGGGAAAGTCTCAAAAAACAATCTCATAGTAATGGAAAAGATACTACTGATATATCAAGTGATGATAATGAACCATATACGAAATTAcaagcatatataaatgctgATTATTCTGGACAGGAAATTGAAACGTTTTTGAAATCCGTTGTTAATTTACTTGGAGCTGATAGTAAGTTTAAAGATACGTTAAACAATTTGACAAAGGATATGACTGAATATCTACAACGTAGAATATTTTAA
- the PmUG01_10047600 gene encoding acetyl-CoA transporter, putative: MTKSICENIDTNLRERMQKYDIKNGNYYKVPKKNHDFYNVIFLLLLYTIQGVPIGVSSVVPLVIQDKVSYSQLSMLSLVSIPFSLKLLWAPIVDSVYNKKIGRRKSWIIPLQLFCSLSMMLYSSHVSIWLGEKDSNINLYFLTAFFFVLFFLMATQDIAVDGWALTMLSEENKGLASTCNILGQNIGYCISQLSFLTLNNKNICFYIFKKYVRCMHLIFNQSDYYKTLHNNMDIIYPSFQPFVDMSIFLKFWGTFILILTICTFFKKEINDENEKRKTEEMKYLNNKNKDENEFANAKDTYKNLYELLFLPPMKIFIILFLINRLPFASVEVGTNFKMLKKGITKEEFALFNPFFIPISIISSAIIGRIIQNIKPLKVYYFGYILRYFSNIILSSLLPLTQYMYSNKSELSQINFYSYYIYIFIAQLFNHFCVDLMTVSSMSFQNIISDPQIGGTYMTFLNTINNIGSHWSTIFLWLLDYTDKTFCYGGKCILIDGFYTQMIFSFLIGLLINKFILRCLTKLQAFPLEEWRTSFSSREKKKKN, translated from the exons ATGACCAAATCTATATGTGAAAATATTGATACTAATTTGAGAGAAAGAATgcaaaaatatgatataaaaaatgggaaTTATTATAAAGTACCAAAGAAAAACCatgatttttataatgtGATCTTCTTATTGTTGCTATATACTATACAAG GTGTTCCAATTGGGGTTTCATCGGTGGTTCCCCTAGTAATTCAAGATAAAGTGAGCTACTCCCAATTAAGTATGTTATCTTTAGTTAGTATACCTTTTAG TCTAAAATTGTTATGGGCTCCCATTGTAGATTcggtatataataaaaaaattggaagGAGAAAAAGCTGGATAATTCCGTTACAA cTATTTTGTAGTTTATCAATGATGTTGTACAGTAGTCATGTGAGCATTTGGTTAGGGGAAAAGGATAGTAACATAAACTTGTATTTTCTAAccgctttttttttcgttctcttttttttaatggcCACTCAAGATATTGCAGTGGATGGATGGGCATTAACCATGCTGTCAGAGGAAAACAAGGG GCTAGCATCCACGTGTAATATTTTAGGACAAAACATAGGATATTGCATATCGCAATTGTCGTTTTTGACactaaataacaaaaatatatgcttttatatatttaagaaatatgTGAGATGTATGCACTTAATATTTAATCAATCCGATTATTACAAAACTTTACACAATAATATGGACATAATATACCCATCATTTCAACCTTTTGTTGATATGagtatttttctaaaattttgGGGCacattcattttaattttaaccatatgtactttttttaaaaaagaaataaatgatgaaaatgagaaaagaaaaacagaagaaatgaaatatttaaataataaaaataaagacgAAAACGAATTTGCAAATGCAAAAGAcacttataaaaatttatacgaattgttatttttaccacccatgaaaatatttataattttatttttaataaatcgTTTACCATTTGCATCAGTTGAAGTTggaacaaattttaaaatgttaaaaaaaggCATAACAAAAGAAGAGTTTGCACTTTTTAATCCATTCTTTATACCTATATCAATTATATCATCAGCAATTATAGGCagaataatacaaaatataaaacccttaaaagtttattattttggatatatattaagataCTTTTCaaatatcattttatcatCTTTATTACCACTCACtcaatatatgtattccAACAAATCGGAGCTCTCCCAAATTAACTTTTACTCctattacatatacatatttatagcTCAACTGTTTAACCATTTTTGTGTAGATTTGATGACAGTTTCCTCG atgAGTTTTCAGAATATAATATCCGATCCCCAAATTGGTGGAACGTACATGACCTTTTTAAATaccataaataatattggGTCTCAT tggtcaactatatttttatggcTGCTTGATTACACGGACAAAACATTTTGCTATGGAG gGAAGTGTATACTTATTGACGGATTTTACACACAAAtgatattttcctttttaattggcttattaattaataaatttattctgAGATGCTTAACAAAACTTCAA GCTTTTCCTCTAGAAGAGTGGAGAACAAGCTTTTCCAgtagagagaaaaaaaaaaaaaattaa
- the PmUG01_10047200 gene encoding uncharacterized protein: protein MNIIFYLFFLIIFFQEINVSCNGNVKKIKSSLKSGTTNNDSPVQEDKHKLKSENSSAENSIDSSVPENIDENQEKNFVSPFTRDRNKAIKIKGRKLMSKPERSLKGKRLRGSDEEKEGYSLSKKEDVTSLGIPSDHIHVDQEIVHPQGAEENPLQVNGIIEKQKKEEEGEEERAESEGVEERAEGEEVEEDKDEEKKKGLRGEQQKEKIRSGLEKETVKREQEEKDRLQRELEKEGLDKEKKSHLEEEGVPTHKNVDESLIVNPPLFEPFNGAEEDHEVIESDEEQEERSQKEHFESEDKGIEEGEEEEGEELEEHDEIEEGENVSKDASENNISEKESSHENVEVKHDKKEEEKHKKKQFFKNDDEEHMDNLSDHEHVNVDNIVKDPERGVKNFINLLDGDLAVINIIKGQAGNISKTVLHF from the coding sequence atgaacattattttttaccttttctttttgattatatttttccaagAAATTAATGTTTCATGTAACGGAAATGTGAAGAAGATTAAGTCTAGTTTGAAAAGTGGTACAACTAATAATGATTCACCTGTACAAGAAGACAAGCATAAATTGAAATCAGAGAATTCAAGTGCAGAAAATTCAATTGATTCTAGTGTACCTGAAAATATTGATGAAaatcaagaaaaaaattttgtttctCCATTTACCAGAGATCGTAATAAGGCAATTAAAATAAAGGGTAGAAAACTTATGAGTAAGCCTGAACGCTCACTTAAAGGAAAAAGATTACGTGGTTCAGATGAAGAGAAAGAAGGATATTCCCTTAGCAAAAAGGAAGATGTAACCTCGTTAGGTATTCCAAGTGATCATATACATGTAGACCAAGAAATAGTGCATCCCCAGGGAGCCGAAGAAAATCCGTTGCAAGTTAATGGTATTatagaaaaacaaaagaaagaagaagaagGAGAAGAAGAAAGAGCAGAAAGCGAAGGAGTAGAAGAAAGAGCAGAAGGCGAAGAAGTAGAAGAAGATaaagatgaagaaaaaaaaaaaggactaAGAGGAGAacaacaaaaagaaaagattaGATCAGGATTAGAGAAAGAAACGGTAAAGAGAGAACAAGAAGAAAAGGATAGGCTTCAAAGGGAGCTAGAAAAAGAGGGATTagataaagagaaaaaatctCACCTTGAAGAAGAAGGAGTACCAACACATAAAAATGTGGATGAATCGTTAATAGTAAATCCCCCTTTATTTGAACCATTTAATGGGGCTGAAGAGGACCATGAAGTAATTGAAAGCGACGAAGAACAAGAAGAGAGAAGCCAGAAAGAACATTTTGAATCAGAAGATAAGGGGATAGAAGAAggagaagaggaagaaggtGAAGAACTTGAAGAACATGATGAAATTGAAGAAGGGGAAAACGTATCAAAAGACGCATCAGAAAATAATATCTCAGAAAAAGAAAGTTCACATGAAAATGTAGAAGTAAAACACGacaaaaaggaagaagaaaaacataaaaaaaaacaattttttaaaaatgatgatGAAGAACACATGGACAATTTATCTGATCATGAACATGTAAATGTCGATAATATTGTAAAGGATCCCGAAAGAGGggtgaaaaattttattaacttaCTTGATGGTGATCTTGccgttataaatataattaaaggtCAAGCAGGAAATATATCTAAAACGGTTTTACATttctaa
- the PmUG01_10047400 gene encoding conserved Plasmodium protein, unknown function, translating to MLSRILLWNRNSCSLSFIPMRAPTKKKSIQEKKKKEANENQENLSETRYLPYIPPAYVVDTVSFFKDKSKVDNLLSLIFSPKNSTDTYEDRKEYQKKFEMYQILKEREEKKYEKHLEKMKEKVYKSIENLPEELYDESIKKGDLFDHKEIQFGLKYENELLKHLNIYKKKLLHVYKILLYLRYPFYLIKKKNPMLFYISESKAVSRQKQINAQKKKLKKK from the exons atgctatcACGAATCTTATTATGGAATAGAAATTCTTGCTCATTGTCTTTTATACCCATGAGGGCtccaacaaaaaaaaagagcatacaagagaaaaagaaaaaagaagc taatgAAAATCAAGAAAACTTAAGTGAAACACGGTACTTGCCTTATATCCCACCCGCATATGTTGTTGATACggtatctttttttaaagacAAAAGTAAAGTTGATAATTTATTGTCCCTAATTTTCAGTCCAAAAAATTCAACGGATACTTATGAAGATAGAAAAGAATATCAGAAGAAGTTTGAAATGTATCAAATTTTGAAGGAA agagaagaaaaaaaatatgaaaagcacttagaaaaaatgaaagaaaaagttTATAAATCAATTGAGAATTTACCAGAGGAGTTATATGATGAGagtattaaaaaaggagACTTATTTGATCATAAGGAAATTCAATTTGGCttgaaatatgaaaatgaattattgaaacatttgaatatttacaaaaagaaGTTACTGCAtgtttacaaaattttactttACTTACGATAcccattttatttaataaaaaaaaagaaccccatgttattttatataagtgAAAGTAAAGCCGTGAGCAGgcaaaaacaaattaatgcacaaaagaaaaaattgaagaaaaaataa
- the PmUG01_10046900 gene encoding liver stage antigen 1, putative yields the protein MKNIKHITFYLFFFNISIYLINGKVENNNQNISSLGQKKSNLRYKNESSKNVIKKKPVSSVKQINKVKNSSNNYTVQKSNKSTSGNKISKIQDNKHISNKKESKGAKKSAVKKKDETSNISSNLDHLVQKNKISDNAVKNLSNQENNIEMTPKNEVSTEHNNSEDTKILKEEQNDEQSVQEKKEEEGVILKENKEEEIQDQKEGPGKSEEQKNEQIDSHKTVEKNAPNETGISEESSVNTMKDTEQVIEKEIEKEIEKGIEKEINKEIEKEIEKEIEKQIEKEKMDKNKEKKNEKGFSKKVETDLSNIKEEIISFVNNFKKDERVVKVSEALGTMATNTYEGVVKVVDSVMFFVKDFAEMVNNI from the coding sequence ATGAAGAATATTAAGCATATTacgttttatttatttttttttaatataagtatatatttaataaatggaaaagtggaaaataataatcaaaatatttCTAGCTTAGGTCAGAAAAAGTCAAATTTAAGATATAAAAACGAAAGTAGTAAAAAtgttatcaaaaaaaaaccGGTTTCTTCAGTGAAGCAAattaataaagtaaaaaattcatCGAATAATTATACAGTTCAGAAAAGTAATAAAAGTACAAGTGGTAATAAGATTTCGAAAATTCAggataataaacatatttctAATAAGAAAGAAAGTAAAGGAGCTAAAAAGAGTGcagtaaaaaagaaagatgAAACATCAAACATAAGTTCAAATTTAGATCATctagtacaaaaaaataaaatatcagaTAATGCAGTAAAAAACTTAAGCAAtcaagaaaataatattgaaatGACCCCTAAAAATGAAGTATCTACAGAGCATAATAATAGTGAAGatactaaaatattaaaagaagagCAAAATGATGAACAGTCAGTACAAGAgaaaaaagaggaagaagGAGTAATactaaaagaaaataaggaAGAGGAAATACAAGATCAAAAGGAAGGACCAGGAAAAAGTGAGGAACAGAAAAATGAACAGATAGATTCACATAAAACAGTAGAAAAAAATGCACCAAATGAGACAGGCATATCTGAAGAATCAAGTGTTAATACTATGAAAGATACAGAGCAAGTGATAGAAAAAGAGATAGAGAAAGAGATAGAGAAGGGGATAGAGAAAGAGATAAATAAAGAGATAGAAAAAGAGATAGAGAAAGAAATTGAAAAACAGatagaaaaagagaaaatggataaaaataaagagaaaaaaaatgaaaaaggattttcaaaaaaagtaGAAACAGATCTATCAAATATCAAGGAAGAAATTATAtcttttgtaaataattttaaaaaagatgaaagaGTTGTAAAAGTATCTGAAGCTTTAGGAACTATGGCCACTAATACATATGAGGGTGTCGTTAAGGTTGTAGATTCAGTAATGTTTTTTGTAAAAGATTTTGCTGAAAtggttaataatatataa
- the PhLP2 gene encoding phosducin-like protein, putative yields the protein MIPKNKLTDICATLTLEKAKENLANERKFVEEKRQHVDNGLHGQWMDEQKDVKSSSLTNENSDEEEIRKWREKRLTQLKKKQELKKDGVYIEISEKEFIPTVLKNYNVVCHFYDSSFKRCNILHTHLIKLANIHLATKFIKVEANNCQFFMNKLNIKILPSLCLFIEGVLIKTCIGFEDFGNKDNFKTKDLEGFLFKNKLINNMEYNESDEDV from the exons atgattccaaaaaataaattaacggATATATGTGCAACCCTCACATTA GAAAAAGCTAAAGAAAACCTTGCAAACGAACGTAAATTCGTTGAAGAGAAAAGACAGCATGTAGATAATGGACTCCATGGACAATGGATGGATGAACAGAAGGACGTAAAGAGTTCATCTTTAa CAAATGAAAATAGTGATGAGGAGGAAATAAGGAAATGGAGGGAAAAAAGATTAACACAACTTAAG aaaaaacaggaattaaaaaaagatggTGTTTATATCGAAATAAGTGAAAAAGAGTTTATACCAACCGttcttaaaaattacaatgtg GTTTGTCATTTTTATGACAGCAGTTTCAAGCGCTGCAATATTTTACATACCCATTTAATTAAACTAGCCAACATACATTTAGCGACtaaatttattaa aGTAGAAGCTAATAACTGCCAATTCTTTATGAACAAGTTAAATATTAAGATTCTTCCCAGCTTGTGTTTATTTATCGAAGGGGTTCTCATTAAAACCTGCATTGGTTTTGAAGACTTTGGAA ACAAAGATAACTTTAAAACAAAGGACTTAGAAggatttttatttaaaaacaaacttattaacaatatg GAGTACAACGAAAGTGATGAAGACGTTTAA
- the PmUG01_10047300 gene encoding uncharacterized protein: MQKIWGVVFYFIFLNKYIYTKNGNLRSNNDGKNTPEKKKKKNLKNSWIPYYYPQWNQNKVPDNLYDVPENKGNKNTTKYKEKISGVTEKKKKLDELRDVNEDEAPYKLLSVGENSSASVNERVNESLTPGYNNDTSENTSQEFIVIDPNVETFDDVAVNEIATPESDKAPSEYKSEEPNVVIHNNETIERDKNEASHDKEVIESSTFENDEETSENISKESNVICSDSQTVERNEKNSDGGNVTYNTIRKQEIASEFEENEIDQAEQSSDVVVTYDNKSEDSSVALDAQVESVFDKKTHVNKEETEEQESKTDIQKINRVEERNEPPYPGENTHKENVVEQRKEDSESRREKQVQVVLEPRLDNDKTQEQPKERTHNSVEKMVQRNGENGVEEEEEEDEEEDEEEEEEEDEEEEEEEEEEEDEEEEEDEEEEEDDEENHDSVIYNKKDSNTYFPPNDKHDNMNIMQTITKILLRNLLNSLSHDYALNDPLMGLEMGLVNPFYLF, translated from the coding sequence atgcaaaaaatttGGGGTGttgtcttttattttatttttttaaataaatatatatatacaaaaaatggtAATTTGAGAAGTAATAATGACGGAAAAAATACgccagaaaaaaaaaaaaaaaaaaatttgaaaaatagtTGGATTCCTTATTACTATCCTCAGTGGAATCAAAACAAAGTCCctgataatttatatgacGTTCCTGAGAACaagggaaataaaaatacaacaaaatacaaagaaaaaataagtggTGTTacggaaaaaaagaaaaaattagatGAATTAAGAGACGTGAATGAAGATGAAGCACCATACAAATTACTAAGTGTAGGAGAAAATAGTTCAGCATCTGTTAATGAAAGAGTAAATGAATCATTAACTCCTggatataataatgatacaTCAGAAAATACATCACAAGAATTTATTGTAATAGATCCTAATGTTGAAACATTTGATGATGTAGCAGTAAACGAAATAGCAACTCCTGAATCTGATAAGGCACCATCGGAATATAAATCAGAAGAACCGAATGTAGTAATTCATAACAACGAAACAATTGAGAGAGACAAAAACGAAGCATCTCATGATAAAGAAGTAATTGAATCATCAACTTTTGAAAATGATGAGGAAACATcagaaaatatatcaaaagaaTCTAATGTAATATGTTCTGATAGTCAAACAGTAGagagaaatgaaaaaaattctgaTGGTGGAAATGTAACATATAATACTATAAGGAAGCAAGAAATTGCATCCGAATTTGAGGAAAATGAAATAGACCAGGCAGAACAAAGTAGTGATGTGGTTGTAacatatgataataaaagcGAAGATTCCAGCGTAGCACTAGATGCTCAAGTAGAATCCGTTTTTGATAAAAAGACACATGTAAATAAGGAAGAGACAGAAGAACAGGAAAGTAAAACAGATATACAAAAAATCAATAGAGTTGAAGAACGAAATGAACCACCATATCCTGGAGAGAACACACATAAAGAAAATGTAGTAGAACAGCGGAAAGAGGACTCCGAGTCAAGAAGAGAAAAACAAGTTCAAGTAGTACTTGAACCTCGACTGGATAATGATAAAACACAAGAACAACCCAAAGAAAGAACTCATAATTCCGTAGAAAAGATGGTGCAAAGGAATGGGGAAAACGGTGttgaagaagaggaagaagaagacGAAGAAGAAGAcgaagaagaagaggaagaagaagacgaagaagaagaagaagaagaagaggaagaagaagacgaagaagaggaagaggacgaagaagaggaagaagatgATGAGGAAAATCATGACagtgtaatatataataaaaaagacagTAACACATATTTTCCGCCTAATGACAAACAcgataatatgaatataatgcAAACAATAACTAAGATTCTACTAAggaatttattaaattcatTAAGTCATGATTATGCACTTAATGACCCCCTGATGGGATTAGAAATGGGTCTTGTTAACCccttttaccttttttaa